A single region of the Paraburkholderia sprentiae WSM5005 genome encodes:
- the mobA gene encoding molybdenum cofactor guanylyltransferase MobA produces the protein MSITREQITGLVLAGGRGARMGGVDKGLQPLHGQALAAHVLRRLAPQTGALVISANRHPDTYAALGLPYRATLVADTLPDFPGPLAGMLAGLRAAGTAYLLSAPCDSPWLPADLAARLAHALDANDADIATVATVDAHGETSLHPVFALMRSTAADDLAAFLATGERKVRAWYARHKTVEVVFTDEHAFYNANSLQELADLERHRGPG, from the coding sequence ATGTCCATTACCCGCGAACAGATCACCGGCCTCGTGCTCGCGGGCGGGCGTGGCGCGCGCATGGGCGGCGTCGACAAGGGGCTGCAGCCGCTTCATGGCCAAGCCCTCGCCGCTCACGTGCTGCGGCGCCTCGCGCCGCAGACCGGCGCGCTCGTGATCAGCGCGAACCGCCATCCCGACACCTATGCGGCGCTCGGCTTACCGTATCGCGCGACGCTGGTCGCCGACACGCTTCCCGACTTCCCCGGCCCGCTCGCCGGCATGCTCGCCGGATTGCGCGCCGCCGGCACGGCATACTTGCTGAGCGCGCCCTGCGATTCGCCGTGGCTGCCTGCCGACCTCGCCGCGCGCCTCGCGCATGCGCTCGACGCGAACGACGCCGACATCGCCACCGTCGCGACCGTCGACGCCCATGGCGAAACCTCGCTGCACCCGGTGTTCGCGCTGATGCGCAGCACCGCCGCAGACGACCTGGCAGCTTTTCTGGCCACCGGCGAGCGCAAGGTGCGCGCGTGGTACGCGCGCCACAAGACGGTCGAAGTCGTCTTTACCGACGAGCACGCGTTTTACAATGCCAACTCGTTACAAGAACTCGCCGACCTCGAACGTCACCGAGGCCCCGGCTGA
- the moeA gene encoding molybdopterin molybdotransferase MoeA, translating to MTTLNDFSRCVAQYDPHALPVPAAQAIVRQWATPVAAIERVALRDALERVLAADIVSPIDVPAHDNSAMDGYAFNHAALAGAMRGGASRVELTVAGKALAGHPFAGRVAAKQCVRVMTGACMPAGCDTVVPQERVERDSADSPSIRFAASAIAAGANCRRAGEDLARGHVALHAGRIVRASDLGLLASLGIGEVSVRRRLRVAFLSTGDELRSLGEPLDAGSVYDSNRYTLFAMLRRLNVDMLDLGVVRDEPAALEAALRSGAANADVVLTSGGVSVGEADFTKQLLQTFGDVAFWSLAMRPGRPLAFGRLWSGAQAGLGKPALFFGLPGNPVAVMVTFYQIVREALLLMAGATPQPLPVIHATSRVAMGKRAGRTEFQRGIAEQDAHGHWHVRPTGSQSSGVLSSMSEANCFIVLGHDEGDIDVGERVSIMLFDGLI from the coding sequence ATGACCACGCTCAACGACTTTTCCCGCTGCGTCGCGCAGTACGATCCTCATGCGCTACCCGTCCCGGCCGCTCAGGCGATTGTCCGGCAGTGGGCGACGCCGGTCGCGGCCATCGAGCGCGTGGCGTTGCGCGATGCGCTCGAACGCGTGCTCGCCGCCGACATCGTGTCGCCGATCGACGTACCCGCGCACGACAACTCCGCGATGGACGGCTACGCGTTCAACCACGCGGCGCTCGCCGGCGCGATGCGAGGCGGCGCGAGCCGTGTCGAGCTGACGGTCGCCGGCAAGGCGCTCGCCGGCCATCCGTTCGCGGGCCGCGTCGCGGCAAAGCAGTGCGTGCGCGTGATGACGGGCGCCTGCATGCCCGCCGGCTGCGACACCGTCGTGCCGCAGGAACGGGTGGAGCGCGACAGCGCGGATTCACCGTCGATCCGCTTCGCGGCCAGCGCGATCGCGGCGGGCGCGAATTGCCGCCGCGCCGGCGAAGATCTCGCGCGCGGACACGTCGCGCTGCATGCCGGGCGCATCGTGCGCGCGTCGGACCTCGGTCTGCTCGCGTCGCTCGGAATCGGCGAAGTCAGCGTGCGGCGGCGTCTGCGCGTCGCGTTCTTGTCGACCGGCGATGAACTGCGCTCGCTCGGCGAACCGCTCGACGCCGGCTCGGTCTACGACAGCAACCGCTACACGCTGTTTGCGATGCTGCGTCGCCTGAACGTCGACATGCTCGATCTCGGCGTCGTGCGCGACGAGCCGGCCGCGCTCGAAGCCGCGCTGCGCAGTGGCGCGGCCAATGCCGACGTGGTGCTGACCTCGGGCGGCGTATCGGTCGGCGAAGCGGACTTCACGAAGCAACTGCTGCAGACCTTCGGGGACGTCGCCTTCTGGAGCCTCGCGATGCGCCCTGGCCGGCCGCTCGCGTTCGGCCGCCTGTGGTCCGGCGCACAGGCGGGACTCGGCAAACCTGCGCTATTCTTCGGGCTGCCCGGCAATCCGGTCGCCGTGATGGTGACGTTCTATCAGATCGTGCGCGAAGCGCTGCTGCTGATGGCCGGCGCGACGCCGCAGCCGCTGCCGGTGATTCACGCGACGAGCCGTGTGGCGATGGGCAAGCGCGCGGGCCGCACCGAATTCCAGCGCGGCATCGCCGAACAGGACGCGCACGGACACTGGCACGTGCGCCCGACCGGGTCGCAAAGCTCGGGCGTGCTGAGTTCGATGAGCGAAGCGAACTGCTTCATCGTGCTCGGGCACGACGAGGGCGACATCGACGTCGGCGAACGCGTGTCGATCATGCTGTTCGACGGTCTCATCTGA
- a CDS encoding DNA recombination protein RmuC: MTMILVAAVAVLAVALAIALALLLRGHDRTAQHEQFEMLNERVDAVVDAQVHTAERLERQLRNDIAETARVSRTEQSGGFAHFQQTLAAQFSSMTTVQGGKIDGFAHQLDAVRHSLQAQAQQARDEQGRSLKQFGDTLSLQLGQLIEANDRRFAEVRATIEQRLKDIEANNATRLEEMRRTVDEKLHATLEQRLGESFKLVSDRLEQVHRGLGEMQTLAAGVGDLKRVLTNVKTRGTWGEVQLEALLEQLLTPDQYAKNVATVPKSADRVEFAIRLPGRTEPGGANTPVWLPIDAKFPREDYERLIEAQERAEPVAVEEASRALEARIRAEARAIAEKYVAPPHTTDFALLFLPTEGLYAEVLRRPGLSDLLQRDYRVTIAGPTTLTALLNSLQMGFRTLAIEKRSSEVWQVLGAVKTEFGKFGDVLAKTKAQLETVTRSIEAAETRTRVMNRKLRDVEALPGDEASGLLGDALSGQEPDEQ; encoded by the coding sequence ATGACGATGATTCTGGTGGCGGCCGTCGCGGTGCTGGCGGTCGCTCTCGCGATCGCACTGGCGTTACTGCTACGCGGTCACGACCGCACGGCGCAGCACGAGCAGTTCGAGATGCTGAACGAACGCGTCGATGCCGTCGTCGACGCCCAGGTGCATACCGCCGAGCGGCTCGAGCGGCAGCTGCGCAACGACATCGCCGAGACCGCGCGCGTGTCGCGCACCGAGCAAAGCGGCGGCTTCGCGCATTTTCAGCAGACGCTCGCCGCGCAGTTCAGCAGCATGACGACGGTGCAGGGCGGGAAGATCGACGGCTTTGCGCACCAGCTCGACGCCGTGCGTCACAGCCTGCAGGCACAGGCGCAGCAGGCGCGCGACGAGCAGGGCCGCTCACTGAAGCAGTTCGGCGACACGCTGAGCCTGCAACTCGGGCAACTGATCGAGGCGAACGACCGGCGCTTCGCCGAAGTGCGCGCGACGATCGAGCAGCGTCTGAAGGACATCGAGGCGAACAACGCAACGCGGCTCGAGGAGATGCGTCGTACCGTCGACGAAAAACTGCACGCGACGCTCGAACAGCGTCTTGGCGAATCGTTCAAGCTCGTGTCCGACCGGCTCGAACAGGTGCATCGCGGCCTCGGCGAAATGCAGACGCTGGCGGCCGGCGTCGGCGATCTGAAGCGCGTGCTGACCAACGTGAAGACGCGCGGCACGTGGGGCGAAGTGCAGCTCGAAGCGTTGCTCGAACAGCTGCTGACCCCCGATCAATACGCGAAGAACGTCGCGACGGTGCCGAAGAGCGCCGATCGCGTGGAGTTCGCGATTCGGCTGCCGGGGCGCACGGAGCCCGGCGGCGCGAATACGCCGGTCTGGCTGCCGATCGACGCCAAATTCCCGCGCGAGGATTACGAGCGGCTGATCGAAGCACAGGAGCGCGCCGAACCGGTCGCGGTCGAAGAAGCATCGCGCGCGCTCGAAGCGCGCATCCGCGCGGAGGCGCGCGCCATCGCGGAGAAGTACGTGGCGCCGCCGCATACGACCGACTTCGCGCTGCTGTTCCTGCCGACCGAAGGCCTATACGCGGAGGTGCTGCGCCGGCCGGGGCTCTCGGACCTGCTACAGCGCGACTATCGCGTGACGATTGCGGGGCCGACCACGTTGACCGCGTTGCTCAATAGCTTGCAGATGGGCTTCCGCACGCTCGCGATCGAAAAGCGTTCGAGCGAGGTCTGGCAGGTGCTCGGCGCGGTGAAGACGGAGTTCGGTAAATTCGGCGACGTGCTCGCGAAGACCAAGGCGCAGCTCGAAACCGTCACGCGTTCTATCGAGGCTGCGGAAACCCGCACGCGCGTGATGAACCGCAAGCTGCGCGACGTCGAGGCGTTACCTGGCGACGAGGCGAGCGGGTTGCTCGGGGATGCGCTGTCGGGCCAGGAGCCTGACGAGCAATGA
- a CDS encoding 2-hydroxyacid dehydrogenase, with product MQKILVARSIFPDVIDRLKQYFDVDWNEGDVLPADELKRRLADKDGALTAGDMIDAGVLAAAPRLRVVSNMAVGYNNFDMAAFNAANVLGTNTPDVLNESTADFGWALMMAAARRIAEAEHWLRAGHWQKWSYDGFLGSDLYGSTLGVIGMGRIGQALARRAQGFDMRVIYHNRSRVAPQIEAELNAEYVSKQDLLRRADHVVLVLPYTKDNHHTIGAPELALMKPSATLTNIARGGIVDDAALADALRDRRIASAGLDVFEGEPQLHPALLDVPNVVLTPHIASATEATRRAMANLAADNLIAGLGVGPRAGQPPNPINPDVLGKARS from the coding sequence ATGCAGAAAATCCTCGTTGCCCGTTCGATCTTTCCCGATGTAATCGACCGGCTGAAACAGTACTTCGACGTCGACTGGAACGAGGGCGACGTGTTGCCCGCCGACGAGCTAAAGCGCCGTCTCGCGGACAAGGACGGCGCGTTGACGGCCGGCGACATGATCGACGCGGGGGTGCTCGCCGCGGCGCCGCGTCTGCGCGTCGTGTCGAATATGGCGGTCGGCTACAACAACTTCGACATGGCCGCGTTCAACGCGGCGAACGTGCTCGGCACCAATACGCCGGACGTGCTGAACGAATCGACCGCCGACTTCGGCTGGGCGCTGATGATGGCGGCCGCGCGCCGCATCGCCGAAGCGGAGCACTGGCTGCGCGCCGGGCATTGGCAGAAGTGGAGTTATGACGGCTTCCTCGGCAGCGACCTGTACGGCTCGACGCTCGGCGTGATCGGCATGGGCCGCATCGGCCAGGCGTTGGCGCGACGCGCGCAGGGCTTCGACATGCGGGTCATCTATCACAACCGCTCGCGCGTCGCGCCGCAAATCGAGGCCGAACTGAACGCGGAGTACGTGTCGAAGCAGGATCTGCTGCGGCGCGCCGACCACGTCGTGCTGGTGCTGCCGTACACGAAAGACAATCACCACACGATCGGTGCGCCCGAACTCGCGCTGATGAAGCCGAGCGCGACGCTGACGAACATCGCGCGCGGCGGCATCGTCGACGATGCCGCATTGGCCGACGCGCTGCGTGACAGGCGCATCGCGTCGGCCGGTCTCGATGTGTTCGAAGGCGAGCCGCAACTGCATCCGGCGTTGCTCGACGTGCCGAACGTCGTACTGACGCCGCACATTGCGAGCGCGACCGAGGCCACCCGCCGCGCGATGGCGAATCTCGCCGCGGACAACCTGATCGCCGGCCTCGGCGTAGGACCGCGCGCGGGTCAACCGCCCAATCCGATCAACCCCGACGTGCTCGGCAAGGCGCGTTCATGA
- a CDS encoding sodium:proton antiporter, which produces MNSRAGRAGLWLAVASMAALCSPSAQAATLDGARLSALWGLPFAGMLLSIAIVPLIAPALWHHHFGKIAAAWALAFIAPFAVSFGANAALGALAHAMLDEYIPFIILLTALYTVAGGICVRGNLRGTPRLNTAILALGTLLASVMGTTGAAMLLIRPLLRANDNRRHVTHVVVFFIFLVANIGGALSPLGDPPLFLGFLEGVSFFWTTTHLALPMLFVSGMLLAAFFALDSYYFHRREEVRSAFLDPTPSGAPLGIDGKINLVLLAAVIALVLMSGLWRPHVAFDVFGTHVELQNTVRDVALIVVTLLSLALTPRAARAGNDFNWAPIEEVAKLFAGIFVTIVPVIMILRAGQAGAFAGVVHLVNDPAGEPRDIMYFWATGLLSSFLDNAPTYLVFFNLAGGDAQTLMATGATTLAAVSAGAVFMGANTYIGNAPNFMVKAMAQSRGVRMPSFFAYLGWSGTVLLPLFALTGWLFFGR; this is translated from the coding sequence ATGAATTCGCGGGCTGGCCGCGCGGGCCTGTGGCTCGCCGTTGCCTCGATGGCCGCGCTGTGCTCGCCGTCAGCGCAGGCCGCGACGCTCGACGGCGCGCGTTTGTCGGCGCTGTGGGGCTTGCCCTTCGCGGGTATGCTGCTGTCGATCGCGATCGTTCCGCTGATCGCGCCCGCCCTCTGGCATCACCACTTCGGCAAGATCGCCGCGGCGTGGGCGCTCGCCTTCATCGCGCCGTTTGCCGTAAGCTTCGGCGCGAACGCGGCGCTCGGCGCACTCGCGCATGCGATGCTCGACGAGTACATCCCGTTCATCATCCTGCTGACCGCGCTATATACCGTCGCGGGCGGAATCTGCGTGCGCGGCAACCTGCGTGGCACGCCGCGCCTGAACACCGCGATTCTCGCGCTCGGCACCCTGCTCGCGAGCGTGATGGGGACGACCGGCGCTGCGATGCTGCTGATCCGCCCGTTGCTGCGCGCAAACGACAATCGCCGCCACGTGACCCACGTGGTCGTGTTCTTCATCTTCCTCGTCGCGAACATCGGGGGCGCGCTGTCGCCGCTCGGCGATCCGCCGCTGTTCCTCGGCTTCCTCGAAGGCGTGAGCTTTTTCTGGACCACCACGCATCTCGCGCTACCGATGCTGTTCGTGAGCGGCATGCTGCTCGCCGCTTTCTTTGCGCTCGACTCGTACTACTTTCACCGGCGCGAAGAGGTGCGTTCAGCGTTCCTCGATCCGACGCCCAGTGGCGCGCCGCTCGGTATCGACGGCAAGATCAATCTTGTGCTGCTCGCCGCGGTGATCGCGCTCGTGCTGATGAGCGGATTGTGGCGCCCGCACGTCGCGTTCGACGTGTTCGGCACGCACGTCGAGTTGCAAAACACCGTGCGCGACGTAGCGCTGATCGTCGTCACGCTGCTGTCGCTCGCCTTGACGCCGCGCGCGGCCCGCGCGGGCAACGACTTCAACTGGGCGCCGATCGAGGAAGTGGCCAAACTGTTCGCCGGCATCTTCGTGACGATCGTGCCGGTCATCATGATCCTGCGCGCGGGACAAGCCGGCGCGTTCGCGGGCGTCGTTCATCTGGTCAACGACCCGGCTGGCGAGCCGCGCGACATCATGTACTTCTGGGCCACCGGCCTGCTATCTTCGTTTCTCGACAACGCGCCGACCTACCTCGTGTTCTTCAACCTGGCCGGCGGCGACGCGCAGACGTTGATGGCCACCGGCGCGACCACGCTCGCGGCGGTTTCGGCCGGTGCCGTGTTCATGGGCGCGAACACCTATATTGGCAACGCGCCGAACTTCATGGTGAAGGCCATGGCGCAATCGCGCGGTGTGCGCATGCCGAGTTTTTTCGCCTATCTGGGGTGGTCCGGCACCGTGTTGCTGCCGCTGTTCGCGCTGACCGGCTGGCTCTTTTTTGGACGCTGA
- a CDS encoding LutC/YkgG family protein codes for MDTSIARRNILARIRAAQGREPEPSAAEREAAADYLARHPAGPRPEMPADLRARFIEEAQKLATTVDTVQALADVPAAAHRYLTQHGLPLQAIAWQTLRDLPWAEAGLAVEFRKPQDNDVVGLTGCFCATAETGTLVLLSGPETYASAGLLPETHIAIVPGSRIVAGHEEALDLIRKERGELPRAVNFVSGPSRTGDIEQTIVLGAHGPYRVHVVVVQDA; via the coding sequence ATGGACACATCGATTGCCCGCCGCAACATCCTGGCGCGCATCCGCGCCGCGCAAGGGCGCGAGCCCGAGCCGAGCGCCGCCGAGCGCGAAGCCGCGGCGGACTATCTCGCGCGTCATCCAGCAGGTCCGCGTCCGGAGATGCCCGCCGATCTGCGCGCGCGCTTCATCGAAGAAGCACAGAAACTGGCGACCACCGTCGACACCGTTCAAGCCCTCGCCGATGTACCCGCCGCCGCGCATCGCTATCTGACGCAGCACGGCTTGCCGTTGCAGGCCATCGCGTGGCAAACGCTGCGCGATCTGCCGTGGGCCGAAGCCGGCCTTGCCGTCGAATTTCGCAAACCGCAAGACAATGACGTGGTCGGCCTCACCGGCTGCTTCTGCGCGACCGCGGAGACCGGCACGCTCGTGTTGCTGTCGGGTCCCGAGACGTATGCGTCGGCAGGACTGCTGCCGGAGACGCACATCGCGATCGTGCCGGGCTCACGCATCGTCGCGGGTCATGAAGAGGCGCTCGACCTGATCCGCAAGGAACGTGGCGAGCTGCCGCGCGCGGTTAATTTCGTGTCGGGGCCATCGCGCACCGGCGACATCGAGCAGACCATCGTGCTGGGCGCGCATGGCCCTTACCGGGTGCATGTGGTCGTCGTGCAGGATGCTTGA